CAGTTACtcctgaattaaataaataaaacattttatattaattaattcatttatttgtttgtgcttgtttgtttatttgtttttcaattaataaaaataagtgtattaaattaaataattaattgagTATTTTATTTGCCATCAACTGTATATTAATAGCAAAAGCcaagaaaaacacaagactcactggaatgacagaaaaaagaatacACGTTGGTGCAGGACATATCATATAACAGTCCGTAATAAACCACTGCACAGTTCTCACTGCCATAATAATTATCAGGTAATCCAGAAGCCCATGGTAGGTTTGAAGCGATGGTTCCATCTGACCACTTCCATGAGTCTCTGTAGAGCCCAATCCAGGAATCACCCTGGATGTTACACACCTGCACTAACATGTTTTGGTCCGAACTGTTAAGAGCGCTGGCCAaatctgtgtgatgttctctACAGTAAGCCTGAGCTTGATGCCAGGACAGATGTATAGTGATGCCAATAAACCGGGCAGCACCACTGAAATTAGCTGTgggaaaaagaaatgaaggtcATGTCTTAGTCATCTGTCTGTACAGGAAAAATGACACCAAAATACAACCAAAGATGTGAAAAACCAGCCTTCAAACTGACACAAAGCAGATCAGTATCATGATATTCACTCACCATTATAGCAGATGAAGGCTCTTAGTTCTGTGCATGGTGCATCAAACCATATATTACCATGACCAATGGCAGCACATGCTTCATTTCCACCGAGATTATTAGGATCTCCAGGACACCAGTTTGTATAAGTGACATTCTTCAGTGGGAGGTCATTTAAGGACCAGCGCCAGCTATTGACATCATTGTATAATCCGACCCAGGCATATGATGTCAGATGTTtgtcttctgtttctttcttcaatCTTAGCCAATCAAAATCACTTGCGACTGTTGCCAGATCATTGTAAGTCACCCTGCAGTACTTCTGTGCAACAGGCCATGTCACCTCTGTCATTATCAGGTCATATTTGTGAAGGACGATTCTAAGGAAGGCCATTGGGACCAGTCCTGttggtgacattttattttttaaaaacaaagtaaactaTAACTGCTGAATATTTGATTAttgataaaacaattaaatataataaaataaaaaaataacaaatacaattaaatataattacaatatttatttattaacttataaaataatgacagaTATTGTAATGCCGAGGAGGCATAcggctggggatccatttgcagcagatttttttaaatataaacacaggtCGGAGTCAAACAGGCAGGGGTCAGAACCGGCAAAACGCGATATCAGACAGTGGGCAGAATCAGAATCggggacaggcaaaaggtcggggcaggcggtaaacaatcagaaagtcaggaagagagagcagaagtaataaaaggaaaacagaacacaggaaACGATCAGAATGACTGCAGAAATACAATTCGAGACCTCGCACAGGTATGGAGTAGAAGCgtggtatttatgtgaatgggaaatgagaaacaggtggtggtgtaatcaggAGGCGAGGTGGCTGATGGGAAGTGTAGTGCGGAAACGCactagtactccggagacgcgTCTCTAGGGCGACGCTCCCGCGGTGGTTCGTTGCTCATGACAGATATATTCTTAACTCtttgataaatgtttatattgacTTGTTCAATTTTCATTAAATTctctaaaatgttattttagaaactccacacacatttgtaaaattataataatatttaaatatataatatttaaacatgtaatattaatttgtgtaatattaattattatcagGGTTTGAAATTAACACCAGGTAAAAATCAGCTGTAGCATGTTATCAAATCACTAGTCAATTTGTCGGCttattttcataaattatattcactcattcatttcttgGGGAAGTTCATGTAAGACAAATCTGTGCAAATACTGAACTCGTGATTcatcatgaaatattaaatacacactttgtattattaaatacaaaataatgtgaTGATACTTACATGGGGTTAAAACATTTGGTTAACAGAAAAGACTTATTTTGACACATCTGACAATTTTAGCAGACCATATTGTACATCTTTTAGTCCACAAGTTtgtcttgttgttttgtttgatgttcTTTGTACTTGTACTGATTTGGATGAAAAGGACAAGGATGAAAGAAgtagaggagatggaaggatgAGGGTTTTTTGTAAGGTTAGTAGAAGTTATGGCCGGTAACTTAAACATTTAGTAGCCAAATTGGCTGTTGAGTGAAAACGGTCATTTCAAACCCTGATAATCATTGCATAAATTATGCCATTAgtggtttataaaaataatctcaccagtgagaagcagaagaaaaaaaaggttcagcTTCATGATGGACAGCTagctgatggaaataaaatctcaatCTGAAATAATATGTATCAAATAATAAGTGTTTTGATTGTGCACCTTTGTAAATGATTATCTAATCAagtttacatcatcatcatgtgtCAGGTTAGGGCCAAAAGCAGTGAGGGATTACAGCACACATCAACcactgcacacattcacaccacacaccaagtcacatcatcacaaacacctgaaccatgtCTCTGGACACTGAAGCACTAGTATTTAATCTGTAAAGCACTTGGACTTGGTCTAATGTTTATTGTCCATTGTCTGATCCATgccatgttaatgtttattccaTTTTTGTTTAGTCTGTGCTCAGGTTCCATAGACCTGGTGTTTCTTTTAGAAAGGAGGTTAAGTGAAAATTCTGAgtatgttaaccctgaaatgagggaaactctGTGTTTTCCATTTTAGAAAGGGAGGTATGTTAAACCCGAGAAAGCAGGTTAATTTAAGCCCATTTCTGAAAGAGAGGTAACTTATACTCAGTGTCAGTTAACATAGTAACTTACTCTGTGAACCTAACCTGGTCGGGAGCAGGTTTTCTTTGGTAAACCCAGAGTTTCTGTCGGTCTCCTCCCctttttaaagaggaagcgatgtttaaacaccttatttattgcacacatttcagttacacagagagCATCTAAGGGAATGAAAGGGGGATCCTGTTGAAGAGTCTGTATTAATTCGtagggagttacatttacatcgggAGAGGATCTTGAGGCCCAGAGTGGATTTTTTGTCATACTGTAtccctatgcatttttattttagcggcaccgtttttctttacagtcaatAAGATACTTTcataatctcatccatccttacatcagaAATTTCAGCCAACGCGGCCGTGATCTTACATCCAAGCAGAtgcttttc
The Tachysurus fulvidraco isolate hzauxx_2018 chromosome 7, HZAU_PFXX_2.0, whole genome shotgun sequence DNA segment above includes these coding regions:
- the LOC113643901 gene encoding C-type mannose receptor 2-like encodes the protein MAFLRIVLHKYDLIMTEVTWPVAQKYCRVTYNDLATVASDFDWLRLKKETEDKHLTSYAWVGLYNDVNSWRWSLNDLPLKNVTYTNWCPGDPNNLGGNEACAAIGHGNIWFDAPCTELRAFICYNANFSGAARFIGITIHLSWHQAQAYCREHHTDLASALNSSDQNMLVQVCNIQGDSWIGLYRDSWKWSDGTIASNLPWASGLPDNYYGSENCAVVYYGLLYDMSCTNVYSFFCHSISTMRNQTVRLQVKSDGSVFDPAVQSFILEQMKQKLKEHGMLENTTVTWRVQPDGNIFKKKKDDL